In the Thermodesulfobacteriota bacterium genome, one interval contains:
- a CDS encoding choice-of-anchor D domain-containing protein — protein MRREHLRFSVCCLVISLLLAGIPWGVAQAEVAGPGWVRVTADPISPEEAREHYQARALELEANGPAETYPQAVAAAAGQAGAAGPEIAELARALQHDPVLIYEYVRNHVDYVPYFGLLKGATLTYLDGAGNDFDQAALMIALLRESGYPAEYVYGTMTIPVSATDQKDLKHWLSVDAGLFTSLVVSDVLGNGGIPATPSNDGDSFLVHRVWVKATINGQTYLFDPAFKPYLATPGIDLATAMGYTRNAFLAAAGGTIGTDYVQGLNEAGITSALESSSMRLVNVLKAYLPNASLSEIIGGREIVPQYLEGLPSSLDFPVDEEYNTWTDIPAEYVHTVRITHGEIDRTLNIPDLAGRKLAIVYEAANLTAAAPAAGEPVATPAGPVTTSGPERALPGHLAAGDGTGVKLPLSNTADFGKIYPDGASELTWTLTNSYTFNIQIKATLSSNPSNAYSIVAGGGTVNVGVGATHTITVRLSGTGQAAGTKTGTLYVEWCYVSGSRFADDSVSLTGVVAARPDWTGSYGFPFGANYLGRPVDGTARFKNSGGLSLTITGISLAGPDAARFQITGGGQSGTLGPGLYRDIAVRYRADSVGSHSAYVHVTYTYDGFNYALDCPLSGQTVRIPGAQLLLDDQLLADETEPVTGDLHTLTIAIEHPYSTDDWDQTVTYTLQRGATYAIVYDFGGSRLGRLVEKRERQLQAYRNQGLADTSPEVLTETLNVMGMTWMRDTTLASNLFAQLAGVIDVRHHRFGIVAQEAGYYVDIKAQLSTVVARGWDTVAEDAYLRASGQLGSALEHGVLEQMQVNRPAVSTVKLLQINNASGKKVFKATPANFAAVKTQLVNYSTEDLAALEASIGQGLTLILPIDGRLGLGNWSGKGYIEYGLLESRKHFGWVIAPGHYGGYGAEEASVEVYHVQDQVDASLYQSFEPVLAADPVDMASGAWVYHNTDLALRGGMGGIALRRSYNSGSNTIEQSLGPGWTHNYDLYVETHSSSP, from the coding sequence ATGAGGCGAGAGCACCTGCGGTTCAGCGTCTGCTGTCTTGTGATCAGTCTGCTTCTGGCCGGCATTCCCTGGGGCGTCGCGCAAGCCGAGGTGGCAGGACCGGGATGGGTCCGGGTCACGGCCGACCCGATCAGTCCGGAGGAGGCCCGGGAGCATTACCAGGCCAGGGCACTGGAGCTGGAAGCAAACGGCCCTGCCGAGACTTACCCGCAGGCCGTTGCGGCTGCGGCGGGCCAGGCCGGCGCCGCTGGCCCGGAGATCGCCGAGCTGGCCAGGGCTCTCCAGCATGATCCCGTGCTCATCTATGAATACGTGCGCAACCATGTGGACTATGTGCCCTATTTCGGCTTGCTCAAGGGTGCTACCCTCACCTACCTCGATGGCGCCGGGAACGATTTCGACCAGGCGGCCCTCATGATCGCCCTCCTGCGGGAAAGCGGCTACCCGGCCGAATACGTGTACGGGACCATGACGATTCCCGTTTCCGCTACTGACCAGAAGGACCTGAAGCATTGGCTGAGCGTGGACGCTGGCCTGTTCACGAGCCTCGTGGTCAGCGATGTCCTGGGCAATGGTGGCATTCCGGCAACCCCTTCCAACGATGGCGATAGCTTCCTTGTGCACCGGGTCTGGGTCAAGGCGACCATCAACGGGCAAACGTACCTCTTCGATCCGGCATTCAAGCCCTACCTGGCCACGCCGGGCATCGATCTCGCGACCGCCATGGGCTACACGCGGAACGCCTTTCTGGCGGCCGCCGGCGGCACCATCGGCACCGATTATGTCCAGGGCCTCAATGAGGCCGGCATAACGAGTGCGCTCGAAAGCTCCAGCATGAGGCTGGTCAACGTTCTGAAGGCCTATCTTCCCAATGCCTCGCTCTCCGAGATCATCGGCGGCCGCGAGATTGTCCCCCAATACCTGGAGGGTCTGCCGTCGAGCTTGGATTTCCCGGTAGATGAGGAATACAACACCTGGACCGACATCCCTGCCGAGTATGTGCACACAGTGCGGATCACCCACGGCGAGATCGACCGCACCCTGAACATCCCGGACCTGGCCGGCAGAAAGCTCGCCATCGTCTACGAGGCCGCCAACCTGACCGCGGCGGCCCCGGCGGCGGGGGAGCCGGTCGCCACCCCAGCCGGCCCGGTGACCACCTCCGGGCCGGAGAGAGCTCTCCCAGGACATCTGGCTGCCGGGGACGGGACGGGTGTCAAGCTCCCGCTCTCGAACACCGCCGATTTCGGCAAGATCTATCCCGACGGGGCCTCCGAGCTCACCTGGACACTCACGAATTCGTACACCTTCAACATTCAGATCAAGGCCACGCTGAGCAGCAACCCCAGCAACGCCTATTCGATTGTCGCTGGCGGCGGCACGGTGAATGTGGGGGTTGGCGCCACCCACACCATCACGGTGCGCTTGAGCGGCACCGGCCAGGCCGCAGGCACCAAGACCGGGACCCTGTACGTCGAATGGTGCTACGTGAGCGGCAGCCGTTTTGCAGACGACTCCGTGAGCCTGACCGGGGTGGTGGCCGCCCGCCCGGACTGGACCGGCTCCTATGGCTTCCCGTTCGGCGCGAACTATCTCGGCCGTCCTGTGGACGGCACCGCCCGCTTCAAGAACAGTGGCGGCCTGAGCCTGACCATCACCGGCATCAGCCTCGCCGGCCCTGATGCGGCGCGGTTCCAGATCACCGGCGGTGGGCAGAGCGGCACTCTCGGCCCGGGACTATACCGGGACATCGCGGTCCGCTACCGCGCCGACAGCGTCGGCAGCCACAGTGCCTACGTCCACGTGACCTACACCTACGACGGCTTCAACTATGCCTTGGACTGCCCCCTTTCCGGGCAAACGGTTCGCATTCCGGGGGCGCAGCTGTTGCTGGACGACCAGTTGCTCGCCGACGAAACCGAGCCGGTGACCGGGGATCTCCATACGCTGACCATTGCCATTGAGCACCCGTACAGCACGGACGACTGGGACCAGACCGTGACCTACACCTTGCAGCGCGGCGCCACCTATGCCATCGTCTACGACTTCGGCGGCAGCCGTCTGGGCCGACTGGTGGAGAAGCGGGAGCGGCAGCTGCAGGCCTACCGGAATCAGGGGCTTGCCGACACCTCCCCGGAGGTGCTGACCGAGACCCTGAACGTCATGGGTATGACCTGGATGCGGGACACCACCCTGGCCTCCAACCTTTTCGCCCAGCTGGCCGGGGTCATCGACGTGCGCCACCACCGCTTCGGCATCGTAGCCCAGGAGGCGGGCTACTACGTCGACATCAAGGCACAGCTGTCCACCGTCGTCGCCAGGGGCTGGGATACCGTGGCGGAGGATGCCTATTTGCGGGCCAGCGGCCAGCTGGGGAGCGCCCTCGAGCACGGGGTGCTGGAGCAGATGCAGGTCAACCGGCCCGCGGTCTCGACGGTCAAGCTGCTCCAGATCAACAACGCCAGTGGCAAGAAGGTGTTCAAGGCCACCCCTGCCAACTTCGCCGCCGTGAAGACCCAGCTGGTCAACTACAGCACCGAGGATCTGGCCGCTCTGGAGGCGAGCATCGGTCAGGGCCTCACGCTCATTCTCCCCATCGACGGCCGGCTTGGCCTCGGGAACTGGTCAGGCAAGGGCTATATCGAGTACGGCCTCCTGGAATCCCGTAAGCATTTCGGCTGGGTCATCGCCCCTGGCCATTACGGTGGCTATGGCGCCGAGGAGGCCTCGGTGGAGGTGTACCATGTCCAGGACCAGGTGGATGCCAGCCTCTACCAGTCTTTCGAGCCGGTACTGGCCGCCGACCCGGTGGACATGGCTAGCGGCGCCTGGGTGTACCACAACACCGATCTGGCACTGAGGGGCGGCATGGGCGGGATCGCCCTTAGGCGGTCGTACAACTCCGGCAGCAACACCATTGAGCAGAGCCTCGGCCCTGGCTGGACCCACAACTATGACCTCTATGTCGAGACCCACTCCAGCTCGCC